In the genome of Notamacropus eugenii isolate mMacEug1 chromosome 5, mMacEug1.pri_v2, whole genome shotgun sequence, one region contains:
- the BCL3 gene encoding B-cell lymphoma 3 protein isoform X3, translating into MPPGHGRRAGGPADAAQSRSPRLGGHTAPEKAALPGAPGVPRARHRSSPGARAAEPQHVPWPPGPCHSHLLSWPLHIAVAQGNLLAVQRLVYLFQQGGRDLDVYNNLRQTPLHLAVITTLPSVVRLLVSKGANPMALDRNGQTAAHLACEHRSSSCLRALLDTSAPGVLSLEARNYEGLTPLHVAVNTEDSETVLLLLDRGADVDAVDIKSGRSPLIHAVENNSPAMVQLLLQHGANVNAQMYSGSSALHSASGRGLLSLVRTLVRSGADSSLKNCHNDTPLMVARNRRVIDILRGKASRPGPQTTLGPTEPSQGGSAPISPEGSSQFGSSGPPSASPASSSPPRSPPEDPPTSLQGPQIFFLPTQSPTAFLPYTGPLRAPGRPIPPSPAPGGS; encoded by the exons ATGCCCCCGGGACATGGACGACGGGCCGGTGGACCTGCGGACGCGGCCCAAAGTCGGAGCCCCCGACTCGGAGGCCACACTGCCCCTGAGAAAGCGGCGCTACCGGGAGCCCCAGGAGTCCCCCGGGCCCGGCATCGCTCCAGCCCCGGAGCCCGCGCCGCAGAGCCCCAGCACGTACCCTGGCCTCCCGGGCCCTGCCACAGCCATCTACTATCCTG GCCCCTCCACATCGCAGTAGCCCAGGGCAACCTCCTCGCGGTTCAGCGCCTGGTCTACCTCTTCCAGCAGGGAGGTCGGGACCTTGATGTCTACAATAATTTAAGGCAG ACACCCCTCCACCTAGCGGTCATCACTACCCTGCCCTCAGTGGTGAGGCTCCTGGTGTCCAAGGGGGCCAATCCCATGGCCCTGGACCGAAATGGCCAGACAGCAGCTCACTTGGCCTGTGAACATCGCAGCTCCAGCTGCCTTCGAGCCCTGCTAGACACCTCAGCCCCTGGGGTGCTGAGCCTCGAAGCCCGGAACTATGAGG GGCTGACCCCCCTACATGTGGCAGTGAACACAGAAGACTCAGAAACTGTTCTGCTGCTGTTGGACCGAGGAGCCGACGTAGATGCTGTG GACATCAAGAGTGGCCGCTCCCCACTCATCCATGCTGTGGAGAACAACAGTCCGGCCATGGTGCAGCTGCTGCTACAG CATGGAGCCAATGTGAATGCACAGATGTACTCTGGCAGTTCTGCCCTCCACTCAGCCTCAGGTCGAGGCCTTCTTTCCCTGGTCCGGACTCTGGTACGGAGTGGGGCTGACAGCAGCCTCAAGAACTGTCATAATGACACCCCCCTCATGGTGGCTCGAAATCGACGA GTCATTGACATCCTGAGAGGGAAAGCTTCCCGCCCTGGTCCCCAAACCACTCTGGGACCAACAGAGCCCAGCCAAGGTGGCAGCGCCCCCATCTCCCCTGAAGGCAGCAGCCAGTTTGGATCTAGTG GGCCACCGTCAGCATCTCCAGCTTCCTCCTCGCCACCCCGCTCTCCCCCCGAGGATCCTCCCACCTCACTCCAGGGCCCCCAGATATTCTTCCTGCCAACCCAGTCCCCAACAGCGTTTCTGCCGTACACGGGGCCTCTCCGAGCCCCAGGCCGGCCCATCCCTCCATCCCCTGCTCCTGGTGGGAgctga
- the BCL3 gene encoding B-cell lymphoma 3 protein isoform X2 yields MPRCPRDMDDGPVDLRTRPKVGAPDSEATLPLRKRRYREPQESPGPGIAPAPEPAPQSPSTYPGLPGPATAIYYPGPFLYPAPAPFSVLSLPPPTYPVLCPLENPLTADIAKATRPDEDGDTPLHIAVAQGNLLAVQRLVYLFQQGGRDLDVYNNLRQTPLHLAVITTLPSVVRLLVSKGANPMALDRNGQTAAHLACEHRSSSCLRALLDTSAPGVLSLEARNYEGLTPLHVAVNTEDSETVLLLLDRGADVDAVDIKSGRSPLIHAVENNSPAMVQLLLQHGANVNAQMYSGSSALHSASGRGLLSLVRTLVRSGADSSLKNCHNDTPLMVARNRRGHRQHLQLPPRHPALPPRILPPHSRAPRYSSCQPSPQQRFCRTRGLSEPQAGPSLHPLLLVGAEGKGRKSSGIKGMTP; encoded by the exons ATGCCCCGATGCCCCCGGGACATGGACGACGGGCCGGTGGACCTGCGGACGCGGCCCAAAGTCGGAGCCCCCGACTCGGAGGCCACACTGCCCCTGAGAAAGCGGCGCTACCGGGAGCCCCAGGAGTCCCCCGGGCCCGGCATCGCTCCAGCCCCGGAGCCCGCGCCGCAGAGCCCCAGCACGTACCCTGGCCTCCCGGGCCCTGCCACAGCCATCTACTATCCTG GCCCCTTCCTATATCCTGCACCAGCCCCATTTTCAGTACTGAGCCTGCCACCACCCACCTACCCAGTGCTCTGCCCCCTGGAGAACCCACTCACCGCTGACATTGCCAAGGCCACAAGACCAGATGAGGATGGAGACAC GCCCCTCCACATCGCAGTAGCCCAGGGCAACCTCCTCGCGGTTCAGCGCCTGGTCTACCTCTTCCAGCAGGGAGGTCGGGACCTTGATGTCTACAATAATTTAAGGCAG ACACCCCTCCACCTAGCGGTCATCACTACCCTGCCCTCAGTGGTGAGGCTCCTGGTGTCCAAGGGGGCCAATCCCATGGCCCTGGACCGAAATGGCCAGACAGCAGCTCACTTGGCCTGTGAACATCGCAGCTCCAGCTGCCTTCGAGCCCTGCTAGACACCTCAGCCCCTGGGGTGCTGAGCCTCGAAGCCCGGAACTATGAGG GGCTGACCCCCCTACATGTGGCAGTGAACACAGAAGACTCAGAAACTGTTCTGCTGCTGTTGGACCGAGGAGCCGACGTAGATGCTGTG GACATCAAGAGTGGCCGCTCCCCACTCATCCATGCTGTGGAGAACAACAGTCCGGCCATGGTGCAGCTGCTGCTACAG CATGGAGCCAATGTGAATGCACAGATGTACTCTGGCAGTTCTGCCCTCCACTCAGCCTCAGGTCGAGGCCTTCTTTCCCTGGTCCGGACTCTGGTACGGAGTGGGGCTGACAGCAGCCTCAAGAACTGTCATAATGACACCCCCCTCATGGTGGCTCGAAATCGACGA GGCCACCGTCAGCATCTCCAGCTTCCTCCTCGCCACCCCGCTCTCCCCCCGAGGATCCTCCCACCTCACTCCAGGGCCCCCAGATATTCTTCCTGCCAACCCAGTCCCCAACAGCGTTTCTGCCGTACACGGGGCCTCTCCGAGCCCCAGGCCGGCCCATCCCTCCATCCCCTGCTCCTGGTGGGAgctgagggaaaagggaggaagtccTCTGGCATCAAGGGAATGACTCCCTGA
- the BCL3 gene encoding B-cell lymphoma 3 protein isoform X1 has translation MPRCPRDMDDGPVDLRTRPKVGAPDSEATLPLRKRRYREPQESPGPGIAPAPEPAPQSPSTYPGLPGPATAIYYPGPFLYPAPAPFSVLSLPPPTYPVLCPLENPLTADIAKATRPDEDGDTPLHIAVAQGNLLAVQRLVYLFQQGGRDLDVYNNLRQTPLHLAVITTLPSVVRLLVSKGANPMALDRNGQTAAHLACEHRSSSCLRALLDTSAPGVLSLEARNYEGLTPLHVAVNTEDSETVLLLLDRGADVDAVDIKSGRSPLIHAVENNSPAMVQLLLQHGANVNAQMYSGSSALHSASGRGLLSLVRTLVRSGADSSLKNCHNDTPLMVARNRRVIDILRGKASRPGPQTTLGPTEPSQGGSAPISPEGSSQFGSSGPPSASPASSSPPRSPPEDPPTSLQGPQIFFLPTQSPTAFLPYTGPLRAPGRPIPPSPAPGGS, from the exons ATGCCCCGATGCCCCCGGGACATGGACGACGGGCCGGTGGACCTGCGGACGCGGCCCAAAGTCGGAGCCCCCGACTCGGAGGCCACACTGCCCCTGAGAAAGCGGCGCTACCGGGAGCCCCAGGAGTCCCCCGGGCCCGGCATCGCTCCAGCCCCGGAGCCCGCGCCGCAGAGCCCCAGCACGTACCCTGGCCTCCCGGGCCCTGCCACAGCCATCTACTATCCTG GCCCCTTCCTATATCCTGCACCAGCCCCATTTTCAGTACTGAGCCTGCCACCACCCACCTACCCAGTGCTCTGCCCCCTGGAGAACCCACTCACCGCTGACATTGCCAAGGCCACAAGACCAGATGAGGATGGAGACAC GCCCCTCCACATCGCAGTAGCCCAGGGCAACCTCCTCGCGGTTCAGCGCCTGGTCTACCTCTTCCAGCAGGGAGGTCGGGACCTTGATGTCTACAATAATTTAAGGCAG ACACCCCTCCACCTAGCGGTCATCACTACCCTGCCCTCAGTGGTGAGGCTCCTGGTGTCCAAGGGGGCCAATCCCATGGCCCTGGACCGAAATGGCCAGACAGCAGCTCACTTGGCCTGTGAACATCGCAGCTCCAGCTGCCTTCGAGCCCTGCTAGACACCTCAGCCCCTGGGGTGCTGAGCCTCGAAGCCCGGAACTATGAGG GGCTGACCCCCCTACATGTGGCAGTGAACACAGAAGACTCAGAAACTGTTCTGCTGCTGTTGGACCGAGGAGCCGACGTAGATGCTGTG GACATCAAGAGTGGCCGCTCCCCACTCATCCATGCTGTGGAGAACAACAGTCCGGCCATGGTGCAGCTGCTGCTACAG CATGGAGCCAATGTGAATGCACAGATGTACTCTGGCAGTTCTGCCCTCCACTCAGCCTCAGGTCGAGGCCTTCTTTCCCTGGTCCGGACTCTGGTACGGAGTGGGGCTGACAGCAGCCTCAAGAACTGTCATAATGACACCCCCCTCATGGTGGCTCGAAATCGACGA GTCATTGACATCCTGAGAGGGAAAGCTTCCCGCCCTGGTCCCCAAACCACTCTGGGACCAACAGAGCCCAGCCAAGGTGGCAGCGCCCCCATCTCCCCTGAAGGCAGCAGCCAGTTTGGATCTAGTG GGCCACCGTCAGCATCTCCAGCTTCCTCCTCGCCACCCCGCTCTCCCCCCGAGGATCCTCCCACCTCACTCCAGGGCCCCCAGATATTCTTCCTGCCAACCCAGTCCCCAACAGCGTTTCTGCCGTACACGGGGCCTCTCCGAGCCCCAGGCCGGCCCATCCCTCCATCCCCTGCTCCTGGTGGGAgctga